The DNA sequence AAAAAAAATTATGAACTTCTAGGAAAAAGTTTAGATGATGCAGCTGGAGAATGTTTAGATAAGGTAGGGAAGGTTATGGGATTAGACTATCCAGCTGGACCAGAAATTGATAAATTAGCAAACTCATGATATGGTCCGGAGTTACCATGTCCAAATCTTCGAAACAGACACGAATATAATTTCTCATATAGCGGAATAAAATCTTATTTTATTAATTATTGAAATAGTAAACCTCTAGTTAAGGAACAAGTTTCTTACACTATTCAAAATTTTATTATTTCTGATTTGATGACAAAAGCAGAAAAAGCAATTAAAAATTACCAGGCTAGAAGTTTTTCAATTTCGGGCGGTGTTTCTAATAACAATAAACTTAGAATGGAATCTATCAAACTCGGAGAAAAATTAAGTATTAAAGTATTGATTCCACATAAAGAATTTACAACCGATAATGCCGCTATGATAGCTAATGCATTCAAACATATTAATCGATAAATTTTTATAAATAAATGCATTATCATTTATAATAATTTGTAATATGAATCCAACAGAAAACTTAGAACAATTAAAAAAATTTTATGAATATATTAATTCCCCAAAAATAAAAAAATTAGATTTTTTTATCTAATATTTTTGGTTTTTCCAACTCCAATGATAATTGGAATATTGTGATTAGTTTTAGGTATTGAACCTAAGTGAGCCGCAACATTTTTCTTTATTATGCCGATTCTTTCGCTAGTGGTGGCTATATGAATTTTTAAATCTATTTTTGAAAATAAATTTGGAGATAAAAAATCATCAAATGAACACGGAAATGATCATAGATTTAATGGATCGAAAAACGATAGTGAAAACATCCAAGATGCAGAAATAATTGAGGAATAATTATGGATATTAAAAAAATTTTAACACTAAAAAAATCACAACAATTGGAAGTTACGG is a window from the Mycoplasma sp. (ex Biomphalaria glabrata) genome containing:
- the tsaD gene encoding tRNA (adenosine(37)-N6)-threonylcarbamoyltransferase complex transferase subunit TsaD, with product MKILAIETSCDETSLAIIDNDTLVCNLVLSQIKNHREYKGVIPELAARLHYENFHFLFEEMTKYNVELNSIDVITYTSEPGLPGALSVGKVLAETLSYLLNVKTYPINHIYGHINSVNIDDNYLYPAIALVVSGGHTNLYLLKDKKNYELLGKSLDDAAGECLDKVGKVMGLDYPAGPEIDKLANSWYGPELPCPNLRNRHEYNFSYSGIKSYFINYWNSKPLVKEQVSYTIQNFIISDLMTKAEKAIKNYQARSFSISGGVSNNNKLRMESIKLGEKLSIKVLIPHKEFTTDNAAMIANAFKHINR